One Streptomyces sp. NBC_00223 genomic window carries:
- a CDS encoding M16 family metallopeptidase, giving the protein MGHTATPEAHSSGLTATEHRLANGLRVVLSEDHLTPVAAVCLWYDVGSRHEVAGRTGLAHLFEHLMFQGSSSVKGNGHFELVQGAGGSLNGTTSFERTNYFETMPAHQVELALWLEADRMGSLLTALDLESLDNQRDVVKNERRQRYDNVPYGTAFERLTALAYPEGHPYHHTPIGSMADLDAASLEDAQAFFRTYYAPGNAVLAVVGDIDPEQTLAWVEKYFGTIPAHDGKPAPRDGSLPEIMGGQLREVIEEDVPSRALMAAYRLPEDGTRAGDAADLALTVLGGGESSRLHNRLVRRDRTAVAAGFGLLRLAGAPSLGWLDVKASSGVELSAIEEAVDEELARFAEHGPTPAEMERAQAQLEREWLDRLSTVGGRADELCRFAVLFGDPQLALTAVQRVLAVTAEEVQAVAAARLRPDNRAVLVYEPTGGAQSGDDATEPQEDQAAIDQDQEEGEA; this is encoded by the coding sequence ATGGGTCACACGGCCACGCCGGAGGCACACTCCAGCGGCCTGACAGCCACCGAGCACCGCCTGGCGAACGGCCTGCGGGTGGTGCTCTCGGAGGACCATCTCACCCCGGTGGCCGCCGTCTGCCTCTGGTACGACGTCGGTTCACGCCACGAGGTGGCGGGCCGCACCGGTCTCGCCCACCTCTTCGAGCACCTGATGTTCCAGGGCTCGTCCAGTGTGAAGGGCAACGGCCACTTCGAACTGGTCCAGGGCGCGGGCGGTTCGCTCAACGGCACCACGAGCTTCGAGCGCACCAACTACTTCGAGACGATGCCCGCCCACCAGGTCGAGCTGGCCCTGTGGCTCGAGGCGGACCGGATGGGCAGCCTGCTGACCGCCCTGGACCTGGAGAGCCTGGACAACCAGCGCGACGTGGTGAAGAACGAGCGCCGCCAGCGGTACGACAATGTGCCCTACGGTACGGCCTTCGAGCGGCTGACCGCCCTCGCCTACCCGGAGGGCCACCCGTACCACCACACGCCGATCGGCTCGATGGCCGATCTGGACGCGGCCTCGCTGGAGGACGCCCAGGCGTTCTTCCGCACGTACTACGCGCCGGGCAACGCGGTGCTCGCCGTGGTCGGCGACATCGACCCGGAGCAGACCCTGGCCTGGGTCGAGAAGTACTTCGGCACGATCCCCGCGCACGACGGCAAGCCGGCGCCGCGCGACGGCTCGCTGCCCGAGATCATGGGCGGCCAGCTGCGCGAGGTGATCGAGGAGGACGTGCCCTCGCGCGCCCTGATGGCCGCCTACCGGCTGCCCGAGGACGGCACCCGCGCGGGCGACGCCGCCGATCTGGCGCTGACGGTGCTGGGCGGCGGCGAGTCGTCCCGGCTGCACAACCGGCTGGTACGGCGGGACCGTACGGCGGTGGCCGCCGGGTTCGGGCTGCTGCGGCTGGCCGGGGCGCCCTCGCTCGGCTGGCTCGACGTCAAGGCGTCCAGCGGGGTCGAACTGTCCGCCATCGAGGAGGCGGTGGACGAGGAGCTGGCCCGGTTCGCCGAACACGGCCCGACGCCCGCCGAGATGGAGCGGGCCCAGGCCCAGCTGGAGCGGGAGTGGCTGGACCGGCTGTCGACCGTCGGCGGCCGGGCGGACGAACTGTGCCGGTTCGCCGTGCTCTTCGGCGACCCGCAGCTCGCCCTGACCGCCGTGCAGCGGGTGCTGGCCGTCACCGCGGAGGAGGTCCAGGCGGTGGCCGCGGCGCGGCTGCGGCCCGACAACCGCGCCGTGCTCGTCTACGAACCCACCGGCGGCGCGCAGTCCGGCGACGACGCCACCGAGCCGCAGGAAGACCAGGCCGCGATCGACCAGGACCAGGAAGAGGGCGAAGCGTGA
- a CDS encoding M16 family metallopeptidase, producing the protein MTFHPQPQAGEPKPWAFPAPERGTLANGLTLLTSHRPGRRVVAVEVLLAAPLDAEPEGLDGVGTIMARALSEGTDEHTAEEFAAELERCGATLDAHADHPGVRVTLEVPASRLDKALGLLAEALRAPAFPDDEIKRLVANRLDEIPHELANPARRAAMALSKELFPAELRCSRPRQGTEETVRRIDSAAVRAFYEAHVRPATATAVAVGDFTGIDLPALLDSTLGRWRGTPGEARPRPAITADDSARVVIVDRPGSVQTQLLIGRTGADRHDPAWAAQVLGTYCLGGTLTSRLDRVLREEKGYTYGVRAFAQVLLSSADGTGAALLAISGSVATEVTGPALADLRQVIRTLAEDGLTDDERDVAVQNLVGVAPLRYETAAAVAGTLTDQVEQQLPDDYQAELYARLAATGTVEATAAVVNAFPLDRLVVILVGDASAIADPVRELGIGQVTVVS; encoded by the coding sequence ATGACGTTCCACCCGCAGCCGCAGGCCGGCGAGCCCAAGCCGTGGGCGTTTCCCGCGCCCGAGCGCGGCACCCTGGCCAACGGCCTGACGCTGCTGACCAGTCACCGTCCCGGCCGGCGGGTCGTGGCCGTCGAGGTGCTGCTCGCCGCGCCGCTGGACGCCGAGCCGGAGGGCCTCGACGGGGTCGGCACCATCATGGCCAGGGCGCTGTCCGAGGGCACCGACGAGCACACCGCCGAGGAGTTCGCGGCCGAGCTGGAGCGCTGCGGCGCCACCCTGGACGCGCACGCCGACCACCCCGGGGTCCGGGTCACCCTCGAAGTGCCCGCCTCCCGCCTGGACAAGGCCCTCGGGCTGCTCGCCGAGGCGCTGCGGGCCCCCGCCTTCCCCGACGACGAGATCAAGCGCCTGGTCGCCAACCGGCTCGACGAGATCCCGCACGAGCTGGCCAACCCCGCCCGCCGGGCCGCCATGGCGCTGTCCAAGGAGCTCTTCCCGGCCGAGCTGCGCTGTTCGCGGCCCCGCCAGGGCACCGAGGAGACCGTCCGCAGGATCGACTCGGCCGCGGTCCGCGCCTTCTACGAGGCCCATGTCCGGCCCGCGACCGCCACCGCCGTCGCGGTCGGCGACTTCACCGGCATCGACCTGCCGGCCCTGCTCGACAGCACCCTCGGCCGGTGGCGGGGCACCCCCGGCGAGGCCCGTCCGCGTCCGGCGATCACCGCGGACGACTCCGCGCGCGTGGTGATCGTCGACCGCCCGGGCTCGGTCCAGACGCAGCTGCTGATCGGCCGGACCGGCGCCGACCGGCACGACCCGGCGTGGGCCGCGCAGGTCCTGGGCACCTACTGCCTCGGCGGCACCCTCACCTCGCGTCTCGACCGGGTGCTGCGCGAGGAGAAGGGCTACACCTACGGAGTCCGGGCCTTCGCCCAGGTGCTGCTGTCGTCCGCGGACGGTACCGGCGCCGCGCTGCTGGCGATCAGCGGTTCGGTGGCCACCGAGGTCACCGGTCCCGCTCTCGCCGACCTCCGCCAGGTGATCCGCACCCTCGCCGAGGACGGGCTGACCGACGACGAGCGCGATGTCGCCGTGCAGAACCTCGTCGGGGTCGCGCCCCTGCGGTACGAGACGGCCGCCGCGGTGGCGGGCACGCTCACCGACCAGGTCGAGCAGCAGCTCCCGGACGACTACCAGGCCGAGCTCTACGCGCGGCTCGCGGCGACCGGCACGGTGGAGGCCACCGCCGCGGTGGTCAACGCCTTCCCGCTGGACCGCCTGGTGGTGATCCTCGTCGGAGACGCCTCGGCCATCGCGGACCCGGTACGTGAGCTGGGCATCGGACAGGTGACCGTCGTCAGCTGA
- a CDS encoding M23 family metallopeptidase, whose product MAFTPRLPAPSGKHRRPRRVRAGAAALAGVAVLSGAGAFGANAMASPGQADPAPAPVRDTAFTRAPDVSDSLAHTLAAQADAQREAADAAQARADQARKAAQKAQAEAKAQARAEARARAKAAAKAKAAAAAKAAAETKARAAAAAKAATAATRDTLTGASRSTARTALPVDSGYMKPVGDAAIGTGYKASGSLWSSGSHTGVDFLVGSGTPVHAVAAGTVVSAGADGAYGNDVIIKHADGMYTLYGHLTQPLVSAGQTVTEGQEIGVSGATGNVTGPHLHFEVRTTPDYGSDLDPVAYLASHGVTI is encoded by the coding sequence ATGGCGTTCACCCCTCGACTGCCCGCGCCCAGCGGGAAGCACCGCCGTCCGCGCCGGGTCCGGGCCGGCGCCGCCGCCCTGGCCGGAGTGGCCGTACTCAGCGGGGCCGGGGCCTTCGGCGCCAACGCGATGGCCTCGCCCGGGCAGGCCGACCCCGCCCCCGCTCCGGTCCGCGACACCGCCTTCACCCGGGCCCCGGACGTCAGCGACTCGCTGGCGCACACCCTCGCCGCGCAGGCCGACGCCCAGCGCGAGGCCGCCGACGCCGCGCAGGCCAGGGCCGATCAGGCGCGCAAGGCCGCGCAGAAGGCTCAGGCGGAGGCCAAGGCGCAGGCCAGGGCCGAGGCCAGGGCGCGGGCGAAGGCGGCGGCCAAGGCGAAGGCCGCTGCCGCCGCGAAGGCCGCCGCCGAGACCAAGGCCCGCGCCGCGGCCGCGGCCAAGGCGGCGACGGCCGCCACACGTGACACGCTGACAGGCGCCAGCCGCTCCACCGCGCGTACCGCGCTCCCCGTGGACTCCGGCTACATGAAGCCGGTCGGGGACGCCGCGATCGGTACGGGTTACAAGGCGTCGGGTTCGCTGTGGTCGAGCGGTTCGCACACCGGTGTCGACTTCCTGGTGGGCTCGGGCACCCCGGTACACGCGGTCGCCGCGGGCACGGTGGTGTCGGCGGGCGCGGACGGCGCCTACGGCAACGACGTGATCATCAAGCACGCGGACGGCATGTACACGCTGTACGGGCATCTGACCCAGCCGCTGGTCTCGGCCGGCCAGACGGTCACGGAGGGTCAGGAGATCGGCGTCTCGGGCGCGACCGGCAACGTGACCGGACCGCATCTGCACTTCGAGGTCCGCACCACCCCGGACTACGGCTCCGACCTCGACCCCGTGGCCTACCTGGCCTCGCACGGCGTCACCATCTGA
- a CDS encoding GntR family transcriptional regulator, with the protein MNGTDGTGRRISAQVVCAAIRDDIVGGFFPPGGRLTEELLARRYGVSRVPVREALRTLESEGFVRTRRHAGASVAEPTEQEAADLLEIRALLEPLGAGRAAQRRTDAHLRVLRGLVRLGQERAGQGQLSDLPSLNGWFHETLAQASGSPTLAALLTQLRHKIAWVYGDDGSARAAESWAEHAAIVDAVARGDAERARRLAVIHAERATAVRTPKPSVHMMRRRA; encoded by the coding sequence GTGAACGGGACGGACGGCACCGGCCGCCGTATCTCCGCCCAAGTGGTGTGCGCGGCGATCCGCGACGACATTGTCGGCGGTTTCTTCCCACCGGGCGGCCGGCTGACCGAGGAACTGCTCGCCCGGCGGTACGGGGTGTCCCGGGTGCCCGTGCGCGAGGCGCTGCGCACCCTGGAGTCCGAGGGCTTCGTCCGCACCCGCAGACACGCCGGCGCCTCGGTCGCCGAGCCGACCGAGCAGGAGGCGGCCGACCTGCTGGAGATCCGCGCGCTGCTGGAGCCGCTGGGCGCGGGCCGGGCGGCCCAGCGCCGTACCGACGCGCACCTGCGCGTGCTGCGCGGCCTGGTGCGGCTCGGCCAGGAGCGGGCCGGACAGGGGCAGCTGTCGGATCTGCCCTCGCTGAACGGCTGGTTCCACGAGACGCTGGCCCAGGCGTCGGGCAGTCCCACCCTGGCCGCGCTGCTCACCCAGCTGCGGCACAAGATCGCGTGGGTCTACGGCGACGACGGTTCGGCCCGGGCCGCGGAGTCCTGGGCGGAGCACGCGGCGATCGTGGACGCGGTGGCCCGCGGCGACGCCGAGCGGGCCCGCCGGCTCGCGGTGATCCACGCGGAGCGCGCCACGGCGGTGAGGACCCCGAAACCTTCCGTACACATGATGCGCCGCCGCGCTTAA
- a CDS encoding HPr family phosphocarrier protein: protein MVERHVNVGWSEGLHARPASIFVRAATAAGVPVMVSRAGRGPVNAASVLAVLGLGARGGEEIVLSSDAEGAEIALDRLAKLVAEGLEELPETV from the coding sequence ATGGTGGAGCGTCACGTCAACGTCGGCTGGAGCGAGGGGCTGCATGCCCGCCCCGCGTCCATCTTCGTCCGCGCGGCGACGGCCGCGGGGGTGCCGGTCATGGTCTCCCGGGCCGGCCGCGGACCGGTCAACGCGGCGTCCGTGCTGGCCGTGCTCGGCCTGGGCGCGCGCGGCGGCGAGGAGATCGTGCTCTCCTCCGACGCGGAGGGCGCGGAGATCGCGCTCGACCGCCTCGCGAAACTCGTCGCCGAGGGCCTGGAGGAACTTCCCGAGACCGTCTGA
- a CDS encoding bifunctional acetate--CoA ligase family protein/GNAT family N-acetyltransferase, which translates to MSPEQAHPYPVHWEADVVLRDGGIARIRPIGPQDAGRLVDFYEKVSDESKYYRFFAPYPRLSDRDVHRFTHHDYDDRVGLAATVGDEFIATVRYDRTDAEGRPASGSAGTRAEVAFLVQDDHQGRGVASALLEHIAAVARERGILHFTAEVLPDNRKMVKVFTDAGYTQQRSFADGVVHLDLDLSPTDESVQVMRAREHRAEARSIQRLLRPASVAVVGTGRRPGGVGRTLLRNIVAGGFTGRLYAVNHSFPAGGTDLDGVPGHRRVSEIGEPVDLAVVAVPAERVPEAVADCGEAGVRGLVVIAAGYSETGAEGRERQRELVRLARGHGMRVIGPNAFGVIDTAADISLNASLSPELPHRGRLGLFTQSGAIGIALLSGLHRRGIGPSSFVSAGNRADVSGNDLLQYWQDDPETAAVLMYLESFGNARKFTRLARRTAAVKPVVVVKGALHSGAVPAGHAVPVTRIPDSTVSALFRQAGVMRVDTVTELLDAGLFLALQPLPAGDRVAILGNSESIGLLTYDAALTAGLRPATPLDLTTAAGPEDFAAALTRAQADPDSDAVVVTAIPRVGSEDAPDPESGDDPALADALRRAATGAKPVVVVHLALDTMADRLGARDGGGTRVPAYRAPERAVRTLAEASAYAAWRAAAAAPGGFPDFDDIQQSAAADDVLRLLPADAPTRRETALSDADAATLLGRYGIRVRSALAAPDAGAAVAAAARLGYPVALKTTAPRLRHRADLGGVRLDLADEADLRRAYDELTARLGDPAELLPVVQAMAPRGVDTVVRAGVDPAAGAVLSFGLAGAPSELLGDIAHRLIPATDRDVAELVRSLRAAPLLFGWRGAEPVDTAALEELLLRVSLLADDLPEVVAVTLEPVVVAARGLTVLGASVRLARPPARTDLGPRALSSF; encoded by the coding sequence ATGAGCCCGGAGCAAGCCCACCCGTATCCCGTGCACTGGGAGGCGGACGTCGTGCTGCGCGACGGCGGGATCGCCCGCATCCGGCCGATCGGCCCGCAGGACGCCGGGCGGCTCGTCGACTTCTACGAGAAGGTCTCCGACGAGTCGAAGTACTACCGCTTCTTCGCCCCCTACCCGCGGCTGTCCGACCGGGACGTGCACCGCTTCACCCACCACGACTACGACGACCGGGTCGGCCTGGCCGCCACCGTGGGCGACGAGTTCATCGCCACTGTCCGTTACGACCGCACCGACGCCGAAGGGCGCCCGGCGTCCGGCAGCGCGGGCACCCGCGCCGAGGTCGCCTTCCTCGTCCAGGACGACCACCAGGGCCGCGGGGTCGCCTCCGCGCTCCTCGAACACATCGCGGCCGTCGCCCGCGAGCGCGGCATCCTGCACTTCACCGCCGAAGTCCTGCCCGACAACCGCAAGATGGTCAAGGTCTTCACCGACGCCGGCTACACCCAGCAGCGCAGCTTCGCCGACGGCGTGGTCCACCTCGACCTCGATCTGTCGCCGACCGACGAGTCCGTCCAGGTCATGCGGGCCCGCGAGCACCGCGCCGAGGCCCGCTCCATCCAGCGGCTGCTGCGCCCGGCGTCCGTCGCCGTCGTCGGCACCGGCCGCAGACCCGGCGGCGTCGGCCGTACGCTGCTGCGCAACATCGTGGCGGGCGGCTTCACCGGCCGGCTCTACGCCGTCAACCACTCCTTCCCGGCGGGCGGCACCGACCTCGACGGCGTGCCGGGGCACCGCCGGGTGAGCGAGATCGGTGAACCGGTCGACCTGGCCGTGGTCGCCGTGCCCGCCGAGCGCGTCCCCGAAGCCGTCGCCGACTGCGGCGAGGCCGGCGTGCGCGGCCTGGTCGTGATCGCGGCGGGCTACTCCGAGACCGGCGCCGAAGGCCGGGAGCGGCAGCGCGAACTGGTCCGGCTGGCCCGCGGCCACGGCATGCGCGTCATCGGCCCCAACGCCTTCGGCGTCATCGACACGGCCGCCGACATCAGCCTCAACGCCTCGCTGTCCCCGGAGCTGCCGCACCGGGGCCGGCTCGGGCTCTTCACCCAGTCCGGGGCCATCGGCATCGCCCTGCTCTCCGGGCTGCACCGCCGCGGCATCGGCCCGTCCTCCTTCGTCTCCGCGGGCAACCGCGCCGATGTCTCCGGCAACGACCTGCTCCAGTACTGGCAGGACGACCCGGAGACCGCCGCCGTGCTGATGTACCTCGAATCCTTCGGCAACGCGCGGAAGTTCACCCGCCTCGCCCGCCGTACCGCGGCCGTCAAACCCGTCGTGGTCGTCAAGGGCGCGCTGCACTCCGGCGCGGTCCCGGCCGGACACGCCGTGCCCGTCACCCGCATCCCCGACTCCACGGTCTCCGCCCTCTTCCGGCAGGCGGGCGTCATGCGGGTGGACACCGTCACCGAACTCCTCGACGCCGGGCTCTTCCTCGCCCTCCAGCCGCTGCCCGCGGGCGACCGCGTCGCCATCCTCGGCAACTCCGAGTCCATCGGGCTGCTCACCTACGACGCCGCCCTCACCGCGGGCCTGCGCCCGGCCACGCCGCTCGACCTCACCACCGCGGCCGGCCCCGAGGACTTCGCCGCCGCGCTCACCCGGGCGCAGGCCGACCCCGACAGCGACGCCGTCGTCGTCACCGCGATCCCCCGCGTCGGCTCCGAGGACGCCCCCGACCCCGAGTCCGGCGACGACCCCGCGCTCGCCGACGCCCTGCGGCGGGCCGCGACCGGCGCCAAGCCGGTCGTGGTGGTCCACCTCGCGCTCGACACCATGGCCGACCGGCTCGGCGCCCGCGACGGCGGCGGCACCCGTGTCCCCGCCTACCGCGCCCCCGAGCGGGCGGTGCGCACCCTCGCCGAGGCCAGCGCCTACGCCGCCTGGCGGGCGGCCGCCGCCGCACCCGGCGGGTTCCCCGACTTCGACGACATCCAGCAGTCCGCAGCGGCCGACGACGTACTGCGGCTGCTGCCCGCCGACGCCCCGACGCGGCGCGAGACCGCGCTCAGCGACGCCGACGCCGCCACGCTGCTCGGCCGGTACGGGATCCGGGTGCGGTCCGCCCTGGCCGCGCCCGACGCCGGGGCGGCGGTCGCCGCGGCGGCCCGGCTCGGCTACCCCGTCGCCCTCAAGACCACCGCCCCCCGTCTGCGGCACCGCGCCGACCTCGGCGGCGTACGCCTCGACCTCGCCGACGAGGCCGATCTGCGGCGGGCCTACGACGAGCTGACCGCGCGGCTCGGCGACCCCGCAGAACTCCTGCCCGTCGTCCAGGCGATGGCGCCGCGCGGGGTGGACACCGTGGTGCGGGCGGGCGTGGACCCGGCCGCCGGGGCCGTGCTGTCCTTCGGCCTCGCGGGCGCGCCCTCCGAACTGCTCGGGGACATCGCCCACCGGCTGATTCCGGCCACCGACCGGGACGTGGCGGAGCTGGTCCGCTCACTGCGGGCCGCGCCCCTGCTCTTCGGCTGGCGCGGCGCGGAGCCGGTGGACACCGCCGCCCTGGAAGAGCTGCTGCTGCGGGTGTCGCTGCTCGCCGACGACCTGCCCGAAGTGGTCGCCGTCACGCTGGAACCGGTCGTGGTGGCGGCCCGCGGCCTCACGGTGCTCGGGGCGTCCGTACGCCTGGCCAGGCCACCCGCCCGCACCGATCTGGGGCCCCGCGCGCTGTCCTCCTTCTGA
- a CDS encoding DUF5998 family protein produces MAKTGTTTQNLRTAIERSGYYPALVAEAVEAAVGREPVSSYLVHQETSFDANEVRRHVTVLVLTDSRFIVSHTDEQAADDTSPTPYATTSTESVKIGRISSVVVSRVVANPESYTPGTLPREVVLTIGWGAVSRLDLEPAACGDPNCEADHGYTGSSTADDLSLRVSEAGDGPDTVRQTLVFAQALSEATAATD; encoded by the coding sequence ATGGCGAAGACCGGTACGACGACGCAAAACCTGCGCACGGCCATCGAGCGCAGCGGCTACTACCCGGCCCTGGTGGCCGAGGCCGTGGAGGCAGCGGTCGGCCGTGAGCCGGTCTCCTCGTACCTGGTCCACCAGGAGACGTCCTTCGACGCCAACGAGGTCCGCCGCCACGTCACCGTCCTGGTGCTCACCGACAGCCGTTTCATCGTCAGCCACACCGACGAACAGGCCGCGGACGACACCTCGCCGACGCCCTACGCGACCACCTCCACCGAATCGGTGAAGATCGGCCGGATCTCGTCGGTCGTGGTCAGCCGGGTCGTCGCGAACCCCGAGTCGTACACCCCGGGCACGCTGCCCCGCGAGGTGGTGCTCACCATCGGCTGGGGCGCCGTCTCCCGGCTGGACCTGGAGCCCGCCGCGTGCGGCGACCCCAACTGCGAGGCCGACCACGGCTACACCGGCTCCTCCACCGCCGACGACCTGTCGCTGCGGGTGAGCGAGGCGGGCGACGGCCCCGACACCGTACGCCAGACCCTGGTCTTCGCCCAGGCGCTCTCCGAGGCGACAGCGGCCACGGACTGA
- a CDS encoding alkaline phosphatase family protein, with product MVHPPHDAYDTAPLDPHTAPAPAYGSGALCDVIPAAVAGFAVPGMPATGLALDPADRVCVFLVDGLGWELILRHPQEAPYLTSLLPTSLGRTGRPLTAGFPATTATSLASIGTGRPPGEHGLTGYTALNPATGELMNQLRWQPWTSPHVWQPHPTVFQLADAAGIATCQVSSPTFQHTPLTKVALSGGTFHGRLTGEERMDLAADRLAAADRSLVYTYYSELDAMGHRHGVDSDAWRGQLMMVDRLVQRLAEQLPPRSALYVTADHGMIDIPFDEESRIDFDDDWELRAGVAVLGGEGRARHVYAVPGAAADVLAVWSEVLGERMWVAGREQAVAAGWFGPDPERRVLGRIGDVVAAARDDIAIVACRTEPGESKMTGLHGSMTAVEQLVPLFEVRT from the coding sequence ATGGTCCACCCGCCGCACGACGCGTACGACACCGCGCCCCTCGACCCGCACACCGCCCCCGCGCCGGCCTACGGCAGCGGGGCGCTGTGCGATGTGATCCCGGCTGCCGTCGCCGGGTTCGCGGTGCCCGGGATGCCCGCCACCGGGCTGGCGCTCGACCCCGCGGACCGGGTGTGCGTCTTCCTGGTGGACGGCCTGGGCTGGGAGCTGATCCTGCGCCACCCGCAGGAGGCGCCGTACCTCACCTCGCTGCTGCCCACCTCGCTCGGGCGGACCGGACGGCCGCTGACCGCCGGGTTCCCCGCCACGACCGCGACCTCGCTCGCCTCCATCGGCACCGGACGGCCGCCCGGCGAGCACGGGCTGACCGGTTACACCGCGCTCAACCCGGCCACCGGCGAGCTGATGAACCAGCTGCGCTGGCAGCCCTGGACCTCGCCGCACGTCTGGCAGCCGCACCCCACCGTCTTCCAGCTGGCCGACGCCGCCGGGATCGCCACCTGCCAGGTCTCCTCGCCGACCTTCCAGCACACCCCGCTGACCAAGGTCGCGCTCTCCGGCGGCACCTTCCACGGGCGGCTCACCGGCGAGGAGCGGATGGACCTGGCCGCGGACCGGCTGGCCGCCGCCGACCGCTCGCTGGTCTACACGTACTACAGCGAGCTGGACGCGATGGGACACCGGCACGGGGTCGACTCGGACGCCTGGCGGGGACAGTTGATGATGGTCGACCGGCTGGTCCAGCGGCTCGCCGAGCAACTGCCGCCGCGCAGCGCCCTCTACGTCACCGCCGACCACGGCATGATCGACATCCCCTTCGACGAGGAGTCGCGGATCGACTTCGACGACGACTGGGAGCTGCGCGCCGGGGTCGCGGTGCTCGGCGGCGAGGGCCGGGCCCGGCATGTCTACGCGGTGCCGGGCGCGGCCGCCGACGTGCTCGCGGTGTGGAGCGAGGTGCTGGGGGAGCGGATGTGGGTGGCCGGCCGCGAACAGGCCGTCGCGGCGGGCTGGTTCGGGCCCGACCCCGAGCGGCGGGTGCTGGGCCGGATCGGTGACGTGGTGGCCGCCGCACGCGACGACATCGCGATCGTGGCCTGCCGCACCGAGCCGGGGGAGTCGAAGATGACCGGTCTGCACGGCTCGATGACGGCGGTCGAGCAGCTCGTGCCGCTGTTCGAAGTGCGCACCTGA
- a CDS encoding thymidine kinase yields MPELVFFSGTMDCGKSTLALQIVHNRTARGLQSVIFTRDDRAGEGKLSSRLGLVTDAVEVEDAMDLYAHVVGLLSRGGRVDYVVVDEAQFLTPEQIDQLARVVDDLDLDVYAFGITTDFRTRLFPGSRRLVELADRVEALQVEALCWCGARATHNARTVDGVMVVEGAQVVIGDVDRESGEVGYEVLCRRHHRRRMTSATAGAGTLSPDVLPVTHP; encoded by the coding sequence ATGCCCGAGCTGGTCTTCTTCTCCGGAACGATGGACTGCGGCAAGAGCACGCTCGCCCTGCAGATCGTCCACAACCGCACCGCCCGCGGCCTCCAGTCGGTGATCTTCACCCGGGACGACCGGGCGGGCGAGGGCAAGCTCTCCTCGCGTCTCGGCCTGGTCACCGACGCGGTCGAGGTCGAGGACGCGATGGACCTCTACGCCCATGTGGTGGGCCTGCTCAGCCGCGGCGGCCGGGTGGACTACGTCGTGGTGGACGAGGCGCAGTTCCTCACGCCCGAGCAGATAGACCAGCTGGCCCGGGTGGTGGACGACCTCGATCTGGACGTCTACGCCTTCGGTATCACCACCGACTTCCGCACCCGGCTCTTCCCCGGCTCGCGGCGGCTCGTCGAGCTGGCCGACCGGGTCGAGGCGCTTCAGGTCGAGGCGCTGTGCTGGTGCGGCGCGCGGGCCACGCACAACGCCCGCACGGTCGACGGGGTGATGGTGGTCGAGGGCGCCCAAGTGGTGATCGGCGATGTCGACCGCGAGTCGGGCGAGGTCGGCTACGAGGTGCTGTGCCGCCGCCATCACCGGCGCCGGATGACCAGCGCGACGGCGGGCGCGGGCACCCTCTCCCCGGACGTGCTGCCGGTCACGCACCCGTAG